One genomic segment of Synechocystis sp. LKSZ1 includes these proteins:
- a CDS encoding Vat family streptogramin A O-acetyltransferase produces MPYPSHRQIHPLAGFPQVCFIQNTIQNPNIIIGDYTYYDDPEDSENFERNVLYHFPFVGDRLIIGKFCALGRGVKFIMNGANHQMAGFSTYPFEIFGEDWAQFAPPPEAYPYKGDTVIGHDVWLGYEALCLPGVQIGHGAIVAAKAVVTKDVSPYTMVGGNPATVIRQRFDSETIAALLEIAWWDWNIEKITRHLDKIVGADLAALQACQ; encoded by the coding sequence ATGCCCTACCCTAGCCACCGTCAGATTCATCCCCTCGCCGGCTTTCCCCAGGTCTGCTTTATTCAAAATACGATTCAGAATCCCAACATCATCATTGGGGATTATACTTACTATGATGACCCCGAAGATTCAGAAAACTTTGAGCGCAATGTCTTGTATCACTTTCCCTTTGTGGGGGATCGCTTGATTATCGGCAAATTCTGTGCCCTGGGCCGGGGGGTCAAGTTTATTATGAATGGCGCTAATCATCAAATGGCGGGGTTTTCTACCTATCCCTTTGAAATTTTTGGTGAGGATTGGGCCCAATTTGCGCCGCCGCCAGAAGCCTATCCCTATAAAGGTGATACGGTCATTGGCCATGATGTCTGGCTGGGCTACGAGGCCCTTTGCTTGCCAGGGGTTCAGATTGGCCATGGGGCCATTGTGGCCGCAAAAGCCGTCGTTACGAAAGATGTTTCTCCCTACACGATGGTCGGCGGCAATCCTGCGACGGTGATTCGTCAGCGCTTTGATTCAGAGACGATAGCGGCTTTACTGGAGATTGCCTGGTGGGACTGGAACATCGAAAAAATTACCCGTCATCTGGACAAAATTGTCGGGGCTGACCTGGCGGCTTTGCAAGCCTGTCAATAA
- a CDS encoding WecB/TagA/CpsF family glycosyltransferase: MIKNDSLPTSSVFDLPLHLSSNYLAWLAQRLTKGKGGQVVTLNAEMAMLAQKNPRIHDIIQQADLIVPDGAGIIFYLRLQGRRQHRCPGIELAADLIHHSAQQAQPYPIAFYGGAPGVALRAADYWQSQYPQLTILANHGFLSEPEQAQWCRTLAEKQPAIIFVALGVPRQEYWIQDHRHLCPQALWMGVGGSFDVWSGEKQRAPQWFCDNHLEWLYRLYQEPWRWRRMLVLPRFAWKSLYHHFRKA, translated from the coding sequence ATGATAAAAAACGATTCTCTGCCGACCAGTTCTGTTTTTGATTTGCCGCTCCACCTCTCATCTAACTATTTGGCTTGGTTGGCGCAACGCTTAACCAAGGGAAAAGGCGGCCAGGTCGTCACCCTCAATGCCGAAATGGCCATGCTGGCCCAGAAAAATCCGCGTATTCATGACATTATTCAGCAAGCAGACCTCATCGTTCCCGATGGAGCCGGCATTATTTTTTATTTACGCTTGCAGGGCCGACGTCAGCATCGTTGCCCAGGCATCGAACTTGCGGCGGATCTCATTCATCACAGCGCCCAACAAGCGCAACCCTATCCCATTGCTTTCTATGGCGGCGCGCCGGGAGTCGCCCTACGGGCGGCAGACTATTGGCAAAGTCAGTATCCCCAGTTGACTATCCTTGCAAACCACGGCTTTCTCTCGGAGCCGGAGCAGGCCCAATGGTGTCGTACCCTAGCGGAAAAGCAACCTGCCATTATTTTTGTGGCCCTCGGTGTACCCCGTCAAGAATACTGGATTCAAGACCACCGTCACCTCTGTCCCCAGGCCCTCTGGATGGGGGTCGGGGGGAGTTTTGATGTCTGGTCTGGCGAAAAACAACGGGCCCCCCAATGGTTTTGTGATAACCATCTCGAATGGCTCTACCGGCTGTATCAAGAGCCTTGGCGTTGGCGGCGGATGCTGGTCTTACCTCGATTTGCCTGGAAAAGCCTATACCATCATTTCCGCAAGGCCTAG